A single window of Methanoregula sp. DNA harbors:
- a CDS encoding 50S ribosomal protein L37e: MSKGTPSMGKMNKKTHIACRRCGRISYHAQKKVCSACGFGRSTKLRSYKWINKRPKIPTH, translated from the coding sequence ATGTCAAAGGGCACGCCCTCAATGGGTAAAATGAACAAGAAGACCCATATCGCCTGCCGGCGGTGTGGCCGCATCTCGTATCACGCACAGAAGAAAGTCTGTTCTGCCTGCGGGTTTGGAAGAAGCACCAAGCTTCGCAGCTACAAGTGGATCAACAAGAGACCAAAAATCCCGACACATTAA
- a CDS encoding RNA-binding protein — MTKRPLDILDSVLNRQPVLVSLKGGREIRGVLQGYDVHMNLVLDKAEEMENGQVQKVGTLIVRGDNVIYISPSIEQS; from the coding sequence ATGACCAAACGACCGTTGGATATTTTGGATTCGGTGCTGAACCGGCAGCCGGTCCTCGTTTCATTAAAGGGCGGAAGGGAAATCCGTGGTGTTCTCCAGGGGTATGACGTCCACATGAACCTTGTCCTTGACAAGGCAGAGGAGATGGAGAACGGGCAGGTTCAAAAGGTCGGGACGCTGATTGTCCGTGGGGATAACGTCATCTACATATCGCCATCCATCGAACAATCCTGA
- a CDS encoding RNA-binding protein yields the protein MKKFVIKKRHTIRKGQVAEIFARLKEQIGEGAALFSADTIEILETSTDLAFYLVNKKPMLMEYGGWIFPTLRGAIERPFPQRRISVDAGAIPYVVNGADVMRPGITGVSLDVCANAPVQVVDERHKKPLAIGLALFDATQIWKSAAGKMCKNVHYVGDEIWNVEL from the coding sequence ATGAAAAAGTTTGTGATTAAAAAACGTCATACGATCCGAAAAGGACAGGTTGCAGAAATCTTTGCCCGCTTAAAGGAACAGATCGGCGAAGGCGCAGCACTGTTTTCCGCAGATACAATCGAGATCCTCGAGACCAGCACTGATCTTGCTTTTTACCTTGTCAACAAAAAACCGATGCTGATGGAGTATGGTGGCTGGATATTTCCCACACTCAGGGGAGCGATTGAAAGACCTTTTCCGCAGCGCCGGATCTCTGTTGATGCCGGTGCAATCCCTTATGTCGTCAACGGAGCTGATGTGATGCGTCCCGGCATAACCGGCGTAAGTCTGGATGTGTGTGCAAATGCCCCGGTCCAAGTGGTGGATGAGCGGCATAAAAAACCTCTTGCGATTGGTCTTGCGCTCTTTGACGCCACGCAGATCTGGAAGAGCGCCGCAGGAAAGATGTGCAAGAATGTTCATTACGTCGGTGATGAGATCTGGAACGTTGAACTCTGA
- the sepF gene encoding cell division protein SepF — translation MVKIIDTLLGKSSGSSDDDYMDLDLTSYEEHGTGSPALLVKIATISDLKDTPRVKDEVYSGNIVIVDISRLKMDKISYERVLKDLKEVAKDVNGDIIGLGDQRYVVLTPMSVKISRDKIGGA, via the coding sequence ATGGTTAAAATCATAGATACGCTCCTTGGCAAGAGCTCCGGAAGCTCGGACGATGATTATATGGATCTGGACCTCACGTCCTATGAAGAACATGGCACCGGATCGCCAGCCCTCCTTGTAAAAATTGCAACCATCAGCGACCTCAAGGACACACCCCGGGTCAAAGATGAGGTATATTCCGGCAATATTGTGATCGTCGATATTTCCCGGCTCAAAATGGACAAAATATCTTATGAGCGGGTCTTAAAAGATTTAAAAGAGGTTGCAAAAGACGTCAACGGGGACATCATCGGACTCGGTGACCAGCGCTATGTTGTCCTGACGCCTATGTCCGTCAAGATTTCCCGCGACAAGATTGGCGGAGCATAA
- a CDS encoding ZPR1 zinc finger domain-containing protein, which yields MRTVVPGPCPSCANEIEYLYQTENIPFFSDILLISANCPLCGYRYVDTQLLKSAEPCRYEYSCSGAEDFAIRVVRSMTGTVKIPELGVQIDPGPACDGFVTNIEGVLDRIERIVQGTLLWAENEERENAQVLLGKIRRAREGTFPFTLIIEDPSGNSAIISEKVRKSPLHADTKNC from the coding sequence GTGCGCACCGTCGTTCCGGGCCCATGTCCATCCTGTGCAAACGAGATAGAATATCTATACCAGACCGAAAATATTCCATTTTTTTCTGACATCCTCCTCATCAGTGCGAACTGTCCATTATGTGGTTACCGGTATGTCGATACCCAGCTCCTCAAATCGGCTGAACCCTGCAGATACGAGTACTCATGTTCCGGCGCGGAGGATTTTGCGATCCGCGTAGTCCGAAGCATGACCGGGACAGTGAAGATTCCCGAGCTGGGGGTGCAGATCGACCCGGGGCCAGCCTGCGATGGATTTGTCACCAACATTGAGGGTGTCCTTGATCGGATCGAGCGTATCGTGCAGGGTACCCTTCTCTGGGCGGAGAACGAGGAGCGGGAAAACGCACAAGTGCTTCTCGGTAAAATCAGACGGGCGCGCGAGGGGACGTTCCCGTTTACCCTGATTATCGAAGACCCTTCGGGTAACAGTGCCATCATTTCGGAAAAAGTGAGAAAATCACCACTTCACGCTGACACAAAAAATTGTTAG
- the purM gene encoding phosphoribosylformylglycinamidine cyclo-ligase, with product MSSRSYADAGVDIDLEATAIKSLIKNLTFRRTGSPRMTGKVGHYAGLLEFGDNVLALTTDGVGTKMLVADMMQDWTTVGIDCVAMNVNDLYVMNLEPVAFVDYIATDRLSAEKMSQIGIGLNEGARQSNIDIVGGETATLKGLVNGLDLAGTCLGIQKKDRVVTGEKIKPGDAIIGVPSTGIHSNGLTLARSVAEEHADFETRLSNKKTLGEELLTPTRIYAETLRVAQRCTIHGMCHVTGGGLLNFKRLSPHGFYFTDPIKPPEIFTWIQENGGIETVEMYRTFNMGMGFAYIVPKSGVDCVMREVAGAKLVGEIRHKPGVWLGDIEIT from the coding sequence ATGAGTAGCCGCTCCTATGCAGATGCGGGAGTGGACATCGACCTTGAAGCAACCGCAATAAAGTCGTTGATAAAAAATCTCACCTTCAGGCGCACTGGCTCTCCCAGGATGACCGGGAAGGTCGGGCATTATGCCGGTCTTTTGGAATTTGGCGATAATGTACTCGCCCTCACAACTGATGGGGTTGGCACCAAGATGCTTGTCGCAGACATGATGCAGGACTGGACCACCGTGGGTATCGACTGCGTTGCGATGAATGTCAATGACCTCTATGTCATGAACCTTGAACCAGTTGCATTTGTAGACTACATCGCCACCGACAGGCTCTCTGCGGAGAAGATGTCACAGATTGGCATAGGCCTGAATGAAGGCGCACGGCAGTCAAATATCGATATCGTAGGAGGAGAGACGGCGACACTCAAGGGGCTGGTCAACGGGCTCGACCTAGCCGGGACATGCCTTGGCATCCAGAAGAAAGACCGGGTTGTGACCGGTGAAAAAATTAAACCCGGCGATGCCATCATTGGTGTGCCCTCCACCGGAATCCACAGCAACGGGCTCACGCTTGCCCGTAGTGTCGCGGAAGAACATGCAGATTTTGAGACCCGGCTTTCCAACAAAAAGACTCTCGGCGAGGAACTTCTTACCCCGACCCGGATTTATGCTGAAACCCTGCGGGTTGCACAGCGGTGCACCATACATGGCATGTGTCATGTCACTGGGGGAGGTTTACTCAATTTCAAACGACTGAGTCCCCATGGGTTCTACTTTACTGACCCGATCAAACCTCCGGAGATCTTTACTTGGATCCAGGAGAACGGAGGGATTGAAACAGTCGAGATGTACCGCACATTCAACATGGGGATGGGGTTTGCGTATATAGTGCCAAAATCGGGTGTTGACTGTGTCATGCGGGAAGTTGCAGGTGCAAAATTAGTGGGGGAGATCCGTCATAAGCCCGGGGTCTGGCTTGGAGATATCGAGATCACCTAA
- a CDS encoding aspartate kinase — MRLLMKFGGTSVADAPCIARVVDILEHHHRQGDELAVVVSAQRGVTDQLIEIAVKLPESKDESAIEPLIQSLRTRHMTTLKGAAPDYINEVGPIIEERLRDLNNILHAVHNLRELTPRSKDYIISYGERLLAPIIGAALEERGIPSVVLDGCEAGIVTTPQHGESTALPDCDERVRRRLGAVVKNSVPVIMGFMGCTATGIVTTLGRSGSDYSASIIGAGIDANEIWIWTDVDGIMTSDPRVINNARVMPELSYLEVMELSFFGAKVMHPRSIEPAMRKNILVRVKNTFNPSHPGTTIVRNQKRDNRVVKALTYIEKVASVNINGAQMIGRPGVAQAIFSALADREVNVMMISQGSSEANISLIIDESHLPVATEALSPLVKQGIVREVIENRNVAAVAVVGSGMVGAPGTGGRIFTALGREGINVMMISQGSCEANISFVVRQEDGPRAVRVLHDEFRLSEASDE, encoded by the coding sequence ATGAGACTTTTAATGAAATTTGGCGGGACTTCTGTTGCCGATGCCCCGTGTATCGCCCGCGTTGTTGATATTCTGGAACACCACCACAGACAAGGTGACGAACTCGCGGTCGTCGTGTCAGCACAGCGGGGGGTCACCGACCAGCTCATCGAGATCGCTGTGAAACTTCCGGAAAGCAAAGACGAATCTGCGATCGAACCCCTGATCCAATCCCTGCGCACCCGTCACATGACAACACTCAAGGGTGCCGCCCCGGATTATATCAATGAGGTCGGGCCGATCATCGAGGAGCGGCTACGGGACCTCAATAATATCCTTCATGCCGTGCATAACCTGCGGGAGCTGACCCCCCGCTCAAAGGATTACATTATTTCCTATGGTGAGCGGCTTCTTGCCCCAATCATCGGGGCAGCTCTGGAAGAACGGGGGATTCCCTCGGTGGTGCTGGATGGCTGTGAGGCGGGCATCGTGACGACACCCCAGCACGGAGAATCCACGGCATTACCGGATTGTGATGAACGGGTCCGCCGACGGCTCGGTGCGGTTGTGAAAAATTCTGTTCCGGTCATCATGGGGTTCATGGGATGCACTGCCACGGGAATTGTCACGACGCTTGGGAGGAGCGGTTCGGATTACTCGGCATCGATCATTGGTGCCGGTATCGATGCAAACGAGATCTGGATCTGGACTGACGTCGATGGGATCATGACATCTGATCCGCGGGTGATCAACAATGCCCGGGTGATGCCTGAGCTCTCCTATCTTGAAGTGATGGAGCTCTCGTTCTTTGGTGCAAAGGTTATGCACCCCCGTTCGATTGAACCGGCGATGCGCAAGAATATCCTTGTGCGGGTCAAGAACACGTTCAACCCGTCGCATCCCGGGACAACCATCGTGCGCAACCAGAAGCGCGATAACCGGGTTGTCAAAGCCCTGACATACATAGAGAAGGTCGCATCGGTGAACATTAACGGGGCACAGATGATCGGTCGCCCTGGTGTTGCACAGGCAATCTTCTCTGCACTCGCCGACCGCGAGGTGAACGTGATGATGATTTCACAGGGTTCGTCAGAGGCAAATATCTCGCTGATTATCGACGAATCGCATCTTCCGGTCGCGACCGAAGCGCTGAGCCCTCTTGTAAAACAAGGGATCGTGAGGGAAGTGATCGAGAACCGGAATGTAGCAGCTGTTGCAGTCGTTGGATCGGGTATGGTGGGTGCACCGGGAACCGGTGGCCGGATCTTCACAGCACTTGGCCGCGAGGGAATCAACGTGATGATGATCTCCCAGGGGTCATGTGAGGCAAATATCTCGTTTGTGGTCCGGCAGGAGGACGGTCCACGCGCTGTCCGGGTTCTCCACGATGAGTTCCGGCTCTCGGAGGCATCGGATGAGTAG
- a CDS encoding fumarate reductase subunit A has translation MRADEGGTDCHVLVIGSGGAGVRAAIEASAYGDVVLISKTIVGKGGCTPMAEGGYNAVLREQDSCGIHFEDTMKGGAFLNDPDLVKILVAESPQRMDDLIRWGAVFDVTEDSKVAQRPFGGQRFPRTCYAGDRTGHEMMTTLVERLNGLPVETLADTTVIDLLKDGDRVIGACALDEKGDLITITADSTILATGGGTRVFDISTNSASGTGDGYAIGYRAGAELIDMEMVQFHPTGAVFPYDARGRLVTEAVRGEGGVLKNMLGERFMKQYDPERMELSTRDVVARSIASEINKGRGTKNGGVYLDVTHLPSEQIESRLPVMLEQFLKFGVDIRTEPMEVAPTAHHIMGGLRITPRCETTLPGLFACGEVSGGVHGANRLGGNALAETQVFGRRAGESAGMSEKRIKTVNALQIEAQQERLLRFLDGATRPVTVAQQLQLAMWEGAGIFRNANDLRSTLVKVMHLPASDLKAESARNYIECCTVQNMCLTASLICKSALLRPESRGAHVRTDICHAWDATSSPFAHTYISQAREGIERRVYT, from the coding sequence ATGCGTGCAGATGAGGGTGGAACGGATTGCCATGTGCTGGTGATTGGCAGCGGTGGCGCAGGAGTGCGTGCAGCAATCGAAGCGTCAGCATATGGCGATGTTGTGCTCATCTCCAAAACGATTGTTGGAAAGGGAGGATGTACCCCGATGGCAGAGGGGGGCTACAATGCCGTACTCCGGGAACAGGACTCCTGCGGGATCCATTTCGAGGACACGATGAAAGGGGGTGCGTTCCTCAACGACCCGGATCTTGTAAAAATACTTGTTGCCGAGTCCCCGCAGCGGATGGATGACCTGATCCGCTGGGGCGCAGTCTTTGACGTGACAGAGGACAGCAAGGTTGCCCAGCGCCCGTTCGGGGGACAGCGGTTCCCGCGGACATGCTATGCCGGCGACCGTACCGGTCACGAGATGATGACGACACTTGTGGAACGGCTCAACGGACTTCCGGTCGAGACGCTGGCCGATACAACGGTTATCGATCTTCTCAAAGACGGCGACCGCGTCATAGGGGCATGCGCACTGGATGAAAAGGGTGATCTGATCACCATAACAGCAGACAGTACCATCCTTGCAACTGGGGGAGGGACGCGGGTGTTTGACATCTCCACAAATTCGGCAAGCGGGACCGGAGACGGCTATGCAATCGGGTACCGGGCCGGGGCGGAACTGATCGATATGGAGATGGTGCAGTTCCACCCGACCGGTGCGGTCTTCCCGTATGACGCACGCGGGAGGCTTGTTACTGAGGCGGTGAGGGGTGAGGGGGGCGTCCTTAAGAACATGCTCGGTGAGCGGTTCATGAAACAGTATGACCCGGAACGGATGGAGCTCTCCACCCGTGACGTGGTCGCACGGTCGATTGCCTCGGAGATTAACAAAGGGCGCGGCACGAAGAACGGCGGGGTGTATCTTGATGTCACCCACCTGCCCAGTGAACAGATCGAGAGCCGGCTTCCGGTGATGCTCGAACAGTTCCTCAAGTTCGGTGTTGACATCAGGACTGAACCGATGGAGGTGGCGCCAACTGCACACCATATTATGGGCGGACTCCGGATCACTCCGCGATGCGAGACAACACTCCCGGGGCTCTTTGCCTGTGGCGAGGTTTCGGGTGGAGTACATGGCGCAAACCGGCTCGGGGGTAACGCACTTGCGGAAACACAGGTTTTCGGGAGACGGGCTGGAGAATCTGCGGGAATGTCAGAAAAACGGATTAAAACCGTCAATGCCCTCCAAATAGAGGCTCAGCAGGAACGGCTCTTACGGTTCCTGGATGGGGCAACCAGACCTGTAACCGTTGCACAGCAACTCCAGCTCGCAATGTGGGAAGGGGCTGGGATCTTCCGGAATGCAAATGATCTCCGTTCAACTCTTGTAAAGGTGATGCACCTTCCCGCATCTGACCTTAAAGCTGAATCTGCACGTAACTATATTGAGTGCTGCACGGTTCAGAATATGTGCCTTACCGCATCGCTTATCTGCAAGAGCGCTCTCCTTCGCCCAGAGTCGCGGGGGGCACACGTGCGCACCGATATCTGCCATGCATGGGATGCAACTTCCTCGCCGTTTGCGCACACATACATATCGCAAGCCCGTGAAGGGATTGAGAGGAGGGTGTACACATGA
- a CDS encoding succinate dehydrogenase/fumarate reductase iron-sulfur subunit gives MNRLTVEVYRFDPTTDTSGRLVPYTVQMNEGARVLHVLHAIHDSIDQTLSYRYCCGSGQCGSCAVQVNGEPVLACMEEARDGMIIEPLKLAIKRDLVVDLAQNLDSIAFLTPKSELVMPAKEEIDAIKPLRSCIECLCCVSVCPAMDVTKFLGPTAMRQEMRLTLDPRDSKDRIPEAVEQGLFTCTSCQACWKVCPKDIEIPGKAIEKLRALANKKGFTLPRHQEVAALVRETGRSVTRIEPTFLEHAGEVLEPFGTRIPKTTIGFFVGCMYNMRLPKTALDAMEVLRRNGFRIIIPKEQVCCGSPLIRTGQLDYLDALKRKNIETFRSRGVDAVMTMCAGCGSTLKNDYKNLPFTVMDINEVLTKYGIEPPAHLPIRATYHDPCHLLRGQGIREQPRQLIRQVVDLIEMPAICCGSGGGVKSGMPDEAAALGKRRGEEIQKTKADIVISSCPFCEFHIAGHTDLPVKNIASILLEGYRQKDKKGQ, from the coding sequence ATGAACCGCCTTACCGTAGAGGTATACCGGTTCGATCCCACTACAGATACCAGTGGGAGGCTCGTCCCTTACACCGTTCAGATGAACGAAGGCGCCCGGGTTCTTCATGTGCTTCACGCGATCCACGATTCGATCGACCAGACGCTCTCGTACCGGTACTGCTGCGGATCCGGGCAGTGCGGAAGCTGTGCAGTGCAGGTAAACGGTGAACCGGTGCTAGCCTGCATGGAGGAGGCACGGGATGGCATGATCATCGAACCGTTAAAACTCGCGATAAAAAGAGACCTTGTTGTCGATCTCGCACAAAATCTTGACTCAATTGCATTCCTTACTCCAAAATCAGAGCTCGTGATGCCGGCAAAGGAAGAGATCGATGCGATAAAACCGCTCCGGAGCTGTATTGAATGCCTCTGCTGCGTCTCGGTGTGTCCCGCCATGGACGTGACAAAATTTCTCGGCCCCACGGCGATGCGACAGGAAATGCGGCTCACGCTTGACCCACGGGACTCAAAAGACCGGATCCCGGAAGCGGTTGAACAGGGTCTGTTCACCTGCACCTCCTGCCAGGCATGCTGGAAGGTATGCCCAAAGGATATCGAAATTCCGGGCAAAGCGATCGAGAAGCTACGTGCCCTCGCAAACAAAAAAGGTTTCACGCTCCCACGTCACCAGGAGGTGGCAGCACTTGTCAGGGAAACGGGAAGGAGCGTTACCCGCATTGAGCCGACATTTTTGGAACACGCAGGAGAGGTGCTGGAGCCTTTCGGTACAAGAATCCCCAAAACAACGATAGGTTTTTTTGTGGGGTGCATGTACAATATGCGCCTGCCAAAAACGGCGCTTGATGCCATGGAGGTCCTCAGACGCAATGGGTTCCGTATCATTATTCCCAAAGAGCAGGTCTGTTGTGGTTCACCGCTTATCCGGACCGGCCAGCTTGATTATCTCGATGCACTGAAACGGAAGAATATTGAAACATTCAGGTCCCGGGGGGTAGACGCCGTTATGACAATGTGTGCCGGGTGTGGTTCCACGCTGAAAAACGATTACAAGAATCTGCCGTTTACGGTCATGGACATCAACGAGGTGCTTACAAAATACGGAATTGAGCCCCCGGCACACCTGCCAATCAGGGCCACATATCATGATCCCTGCCATCTCCTTCGCGGGCAGGGTATCCGCGAACAACCCCGGCAGCTGATCCGGCAGGTCGTGGATCTTATTGAGATGCCCGCAATATGCTGCGGTTCAGGCGGGGGTGTGAAATCCGGAATGCCGGATGAGGCGGCCGCGCTTGGCAAACGAAGAGGCGAGGAGATTCAAAAGACAAAGGCGGATATCGTAATATCATCATGCCCGTTCTGCGAGTTCCATATTGCCGGACACACAGATCTCCCGGTAAAGAATATCGCAAGTATTCTGCTAGAAGGTTACAGGCAGAAAGATAAAAAAGGACAATAA
- a CDS encoding FAD-dependent oxidoreductase, giving the protein MQKVSVYSTKNCPYCRMTKAFLDKNNVPYTSIDVGDDVEAAKKMVAISGQRGVPVITVNDEIIVGFDSRRLNELFGDTEKSQQFDVLIVGAGPAGLTAGMYCARKMLKTVIISENIGGQALQSWAIENYMGYRMVTGEDLMKKFEEQARSLNIQLELDGVEGIAREEDIFTVKTATGATYSATSIILAQGNHPKNLGVSGEEKYLGRGLSVCSTCDGPLYQGKKVAVVGGGNSALQTAVEMSSIAASVSLIVRKSIRADEVYLDMLKSKPSIMIHMPAQISALHGDGFLTGITIRDDKGAEQTLKVDGLFVEIGWQPNTLIVKDLVTLNERGEVAIDINCHTSVPGIFAAGDVTSVKSKQIVIAAGEGAKAALEAHGYVMRNRRPDT; this is encoded by the coding sequence ATGCAGAAGGTCAGCGTCTATTCCACGAAAAACTGTCCGTACTGCCGTATGACTAAGGCATTCCTTGACAAAAACAATGTGCCCTATACCAGCATCGATGTCGGGGATGATGTCGAAGCGGCAAAAAAAATGGTCGCTATATCAGGACAACGAGGGGTTCCTGTTATTACTGTCAATGATGAGATTATTGTTGGTTTTGATTCCCGGCGGCTCAACGAATTATTCGGGGATACAGAAAAAAGCCAGCAGTTCGATGTCCTGATCGTCGGTGCGGGCCCGGCGGGGCTTACGGCGGGAATGTACTGCGCCCGCAAAATGCTCAAAACAGTCATAATCTCAGAAAACATCGGGGGGCAGGCGCTGCAGTCATGGGCAATTGAAAACTATATGGGCTACCGGATGGTCACGGGAGAAGACCTGATGAAAAAGTTTGAGGAACAGGCGCGATCCTTAAACATCCAGCTTGAACTTGACGGTGTCGAAGGGATCGCAAGGGAGGAGGACATCTTCACAGTAAAAACTGCAACCGGTGCAACCTATTCTGCAACCAGCATTATCCTTGCGCAGGGCAACCACCCCAAAAACCTTGGAGTCTCCGGCGAAGAGAAGTACCTCGGGCGCGGGCTTTCTGTTTGCTCAACATGCGACGGGCCGCTCTACCAAGGCAAGAAGGTGGCAGTTGTGGGCGGCGGAAATTCCGCGCTCCAGACCGCAGTCGAGATGAGCAGCATTGCTGCATCGGTCAGCCTGATCGTGCGCAAAAGCATCCGCGCCGATGAAGTTTATCTTGATATGCTTAAATCAAAACCTTCCATCATGATCCATATGCCGGCACAGATATCTGCACTGCATGGTGACGGGTTCCTGACAGGAATTACCATCAGGGATGATAAGGGTGCCGAACAGACCCTCAAGGTTGACGGGCTCTTTGTGGAAATTGGCTGGCAGCCAAACACCCTTATCGTAAAAGACCTTGTCACACTCAACGAACGAGGCGAAGTGGCAATCGATATCAACTGTCACACAAGTGTGCCCGGCATCTTCGCTGCGGGGGATGTCACTTCTGTAAAGAGCAAACAGATCGTCATCGCTGCCGGCGAAGGTGCAAAAGCTGCCCTTGAAGCACATGGCTATGTGATGCGGAACAGGAGACCGGATACATAA
- a CDS encoding LamG domain-containing protein: MIVGSGARLVGQCVLLGILVYLLAAGVHAAPGTTSPSPEPVAYLNMNEGSGQYLLDISGNGNSGTIHNASRTDNGACSGGLQLSGSGEYVAIPYSSKNHPDTEITVDLWFAIYSYDRQVLISSYKDGGYRMAFDDGGDLWWTVSSVGAGDIAVPIQHEYIRPNQWHHVAGTYDGRTAKIYLDGILRNMVNASGPIHYSYNNYVMLGVDAGTVDRPDPQCNGYMKGGLDEVRIHNRALTYGEVMDARFSCTLEPVPLTYEKTLRTLPAECSYLSTSFALKGGEEMVHRIIMTDAQQQAVWHVQVPPGSTIAVNVKDTYSQVYPDAWYIEIDDGTTRLTRSVAFPNTLNTPSEAIIPSGNATIIIRYFDGVNRFPSSAYIEVHCTAPPPPIQEPPHPIFSNPIIVIYSASWATLIAIVLVIFWLHRRNRDKVT; encoded by the coding sequence GTGATCGTCGGATCCGGTGCACGGTTGGTTGGACAGTGTGTCCTTCTCGGGATTCTGGTGTATTTGCTTGCTGCAGGTGTGCATGCTGCTCCCGGCACCACCAGCCCTTCACCTGAGCCGGTTGCCTACCTGAATATGAATGAAGGAAGCGGGCAGTACCTTCTCGACATTTCAGGCAACGGGAATTCCGGCACGATCCACAACGCTTCACGCACGGACAATGGTGCGTGCAGCGGAGGGTTGCAGCTCAGTGGTTCTGGCGAGTATGTCGCAATCCCCTACAGTTCAAAAAACCACCCTGATACAGAGATCACGGTTGACCTCTGGTTTGCAATATATTCGTATGACCGGCAGGTCCTGATCTCATCATACAAAGACGGGGGATACCGGATGGCGTTTGATGACGGGGGTGACCTGTGGTGGACAGTCAGTTCCGTAGGTGCGGGCGATATTGCGGTACCTATCCAGCATGAATACATCCGCCCCAACCAGTGGCACCATGTCGCTGGAACCTATGATGGCCGCACTGCAAAGATCTACCTTGACGGTATCCTGCGCAATATGGTAAATGCTTCAGGACCGATCCATTATTCCTACAATAATTATGTCATGCTCGGGGTCGATGCGGGAACTGTCGACCGGCCCGACCCACAGTGCAACGGGTATATGAAAGGCGGGCTTGATGAGGTCAGGATCCATAACCGTGCTCTTACGTATGGAGAGGTTATGGATGCCCGGTTCAGCTGTACACTGGAGCCGGTGCCTTTGACCTATGAAAAAACACTCCGTACATTGCCTGCGGAGTGCAGCTACCTTTCGACTTCGTTTGCTCTGAAAGGCGGTGAGGAAATGGTTCACAGGATTATTATGACGGACGCTCAACAACAGGCCGTCTGGCATGTACAGGTGCCGCCGGGCTCCACAATCGCGGTGAATGTAAAAGATACATATTCTCAGGTCTACCCTGACGCATGGTATATCGAGATCGATGACGGCACGACCAGGCTCACCCGTTCGGTAGCATTTCCCAATACCCTCAATACTCCGTCCGAAGCGATCATCCCTTCAGGAAATGCAACCATAATCATCAGGTACTTTGACGGCGTCAACCGTTTCCCTTCATCCGCTTACATCGAAGTCCATTGCACTGCACCGCCACCCCCAATCCAGGAACCGCCCCACCCGATATTCTCAAATCCCATTATCGTCATCTACTCTGCATCATGGGCAACCCTGATTGCCATTGTGCTGGTAATCTTCTGGCTCCACCGGCGCAACAGGGATAAGGTCACATGA
- a CDS encoding rubrerythrin family protein: MATVENAKEAYAGESQANRKYQAFSDKAADEGFKNIATLFKAASEAEAIHAKKLLKVLGAVGITQNNLKESIAGETHEFTEMYPGFVKVAESEKKTDAVLAFTYAMKAEEVHAKLYEKALSLLKAGSDMGREKILLCPVCGNIELGKAPDKCPICGVFGKQFREITI; this comes from the coding sequence ATGGCAACAGTCGAGAATGCAAAGGAAGCCTATGCCGGCGAATCTCAGGCAAACCGGAAATACCAGGCGTTTTCTGACAAGGCTGCAGACGAGGGTTTTAAGAATATTGCGACACTTTTCAAAGCAGCTTCAGAAGCAGAGGCAATTCATGCGAAGAAGCTATTGAAGGTGCTCGGGGCTGTCGGTATCACGCAGAACAACCTCAAAGAGAGCATTGCAGGGGAGACCCATGAGTTTACCGAAATGTATCCCGGGTTTGTGAAAGTGGCCGAGAGCGAGAAGAAGACAGATGCCGTGCTTGCTTTTACCTATGCGATGAAAGCAGAAGAGGTGCATGCAAAACTGTATGAAAAGGCACTTTCGCTTTTAAAGGCGGGTAGTGACATGGGCCGTGAGAAGATCCTCCTCTGCCCGGTCTGCGGGAATATCGAGCTGGGAAAAGCCCCGGATAAATGTCCTATCTGCGGAGTTTTCGGCAAGCAGTTTCGCGAGATAACTATCTAA